A region from the Arcanobacterium buesumense genome encodes:
- a CDS encoding SH3 domain-containing protein — MFVLTCDHQIPNRPPLRVEVDDEVVVEHRTSDWPEFVFVTAYKGSGWVPARHLAIDGNTATVIRPYDTTELAARVGERVERIHNDAQSGWSWCRNDRGEEGWVPNRSLDQLN, encoded by the coding sequence ATGTTTGTTTTGACCTGTGATCACCAAATCCCGAACCGTCCACCATTGCGGGTGGAAGTCGATGATGAGGTCGTCGTCGAGCACCGCACAAGTGACTGGCCTGAATTCGTTTTCGTCACCGCATACAAGGGTTCCGGCTGGGTGCCAGCTCGACATCTCGCTATTGATGGCAACACTGCGACTGTGATTCGACCATATGACACCACTGAATTAGCAGCTCGTGTTGGTGAACGCGTTGAGCGCATTCATAACGACGCTCAATCAGGGTGGTCGTGGTGTCGCAATGATCGAGGCGAAGAAGGATGGGTCCCCAACCGCAGCCTCGACCAGCTTAACTGA
- a CDS encoding MFS transporter, giving the protein MKRNTSGLLIAVAVIILELIGGMQSYLNQLILPIMAKDLHAQSYYGVILGISSIVSMAGLPIGAALMNRIRLSKLLMCATVFVIIGAFISALAPNVVIYITGSILRGLAGSILAMTSIGAVALGLSGRARQITLAFASASWVISSIVGPTYAAWVTHLLSWRWAMLLYLPLLVVTRIVIAFNLKKEGTKKDAPFSYMALLLIIAGVTVTIIPTSGIVKIALLIVGVVVLGRVVILLMPTGTFRQHTPRRDALAGMFFLTGGYFVANELVSITAHDIYLARADSLGYILTGGGLAWAVLGVLCGMKPAVTQRAYRMRSTIGLGLLIASSISIGVLTFSNWQPSSPVVVFIVLWSIAGVGMGLTYLDTLNIFFEDPAVPDGITIEEMASSSVIIESLSATMFIPLTTSIVVMAFTDNHVTSRLPYGISWIIVVALSCTAFYYLRHAKPASAK; this is encoded by the coding sequence ATGAAAAGAAATACCTCTGGACTGTTAATTGCAGTAGCCGTCATTATTCTTGAACTGATTGGCGGGATGCAAAGCTATTTGAACCAACTGATTTTGCCTATTATGGCTAAAGACCTTCATGCTCAAAGCTACTATGGCGTAATCCTTGGTATTTCCTCTATCGTGTCTATGGCTGGGTTGCCGATTGGAGCTGCTTTGATGAACCGGATACGGTTGTCAAAGCTTTTAATGTGTGCAACCGTATTCGTCATTATTGGAGCATTTATTAGCGCTCTTGCCCCTAATGTCGTCATTTATATTACCGGGTCAATACTTCGTGGCCTAGCTGGTTCTATCCTTGCAATGACGTCGATTGGCGCAGTAGCACTCGGGCTGTCCGGACGGGCAAGACAAATAACACTCGCCTTCGCTTCAGCGAGCTGGGTAATTTCCTCAATCGTCGGACCGACCTATGCCGCTTGGGTCACGCATCTATTGTCGTGGCGATGGGCAATGTTGCTTTATTTACCGCTGTTAGTGGTCACCAGAATCGTTATCGCTTTTAATTTAAAAAAGGAAGGCACTAAAAAAGACGCACCATTTTCATATATGGCACTTCTCCTCATCATCGCAGGTGTAACCGTTACCATCATTCCAACAAGCGGGATTGTGAAGATCGCATTGCTGATTGTGGGCGTTGTTGTACTTGGCCGCGTAGTTATCCTGCTCATGCCTACCGGCACTTTCCGGCAACATACCCCTCGAAGAGATGCGCTTGCTGGAATGTTCTTCTTAACTGGCGGCTATTTCGTAGCCAACGAACTCGTCAGCATCACCGCACATGATATTTATCTTGCACGGGCTGATTCTCTTGGTTACATTCTGACCGGAGGAGGTCTGGCATGGGCTGTCCTCGGAGTACTTTGCGGGATGAAACCAGCAGTAACTCAACGCGCCTATCGGATGAGATCGACTATTGGCCTCGGACTGCTCATTGCGTCGTCAATATCGATCGGTGTTTTGACCTTCAGCAACTGGCAGCCTTCATCTCCCGTGGTAGTCTTCATTGTTTTGTGGTCAATCGCTGGCGTTGGTATGGGACTAACCTACCTCGACACTCTCAATATTTTCTTTGAAGACCCCGCTGTTCCTGACGGCATCACGATTGAAGAGATGGCAAGCTCGTCGGTCATCATCGAATCACTATCCGCAACAATGTTTATCCCGCTGACAACATCGATCGTCGTGATGGCCTTCACTGATAATCACGTAACGTCTAGGTTGCCCTACGGAATCTCCTGGATAATAGTTGTGGCACTTTCGTGCACAGCCTTCTACTATCTCCGCCACGCAAAACCAGCAAGCGCAAAGTAA
- a CDS encoding YcaO-like family protein produces the protein MQLSLRNDGLTPVDPTDFILFSPEQLHTFNNRFEKFNEETVTTWIKGQSFQGKERLVPVSMVFVNHRRLKKFGDYPLPHINAPAYAGISAGKTAISACINALQEIMERHATMCWWHNPAHSSSLSIPKDSSVAQLIEEFENKGNRVSIVSIENRFQIPIYAATVLNTESGIVNTGFGCRPTNESAILKALTEACTLQAGSFDLLNPHGELFKAIERGELWEGIAKPWRKDRRYLDYYSSDFSTLNDLMLQQQVYLDQRLLSRVEPWLFPTQTSEYSYPDHHFKSSDDELDFYLTTLDSMSLEPIMVDVTSPDVQSLQISVIRVLVPGLVPNFAVGDLHLGKQAIQYEPVLLGHQPEPTPLNQLNINPLPHC, from the coding sequence GTGCAGCTTTCTCTTAGGAATGACGGGCTAACCCCAGTTGATCCCACTGATTTCATTCTTTTTAGTCCCGAACAACTCCATACTTTCAATAACCGTTTTGAAAAATTTAATGAAGAAACTGTGACTACATGGATCAAAGGACAAAGTTTTCAAGGAAAAGAAAGACTTGTCCCCGTATCAATGGTATTCGTTAACCATCGAAGGCTTAAAAAGTTCGGCGATTATCCCTTGCCACATATCAATGCTCCTGCTTATGCTGGCATTTCAGCGGGAAAAACAGCCATATCTGCATGCATCAATGCTTTACAAGAGATAATGGAACGCCACGCCACTATGTGTTGGTGGCACAATCCAGCACATAGTTCGAGCTTATCTATTCCAAAAGATAGTTCCGTGGCGCAACTCATTGAAGAGTTTGAAAATAAAGGTAATCGTGTCTCAATCGTTAGCATAGAGAACCGCTTCCAAATTCCGATTTACGCAGCTACTGTATTAAATACAGAATCCGGCATTGTCAACACAGGTTTTGGGTGCAGACCAACTAATGAATCTGCAATACTAAAGGCACTTACCGAGGCATGCACACTTCAAGCAGGTAGTTTTGATCTTCTAAACCCTCATGGAGAACTCTTTAAAGCTATTGAACGCGGTGAGCTATGGGAAGGCATTGCCAAACCTTGGCGAAAAGATCGCCGTTATCTTGATTATTATTCATCGGATTTTTCGACACTGAACGATCTTATGCTTCAACAACAAGTTTATTTGGATCAAAGATTACTCTCTAGGGTAGAGCCGTGGCTTTTCCCTACTCAAACAAGTGAGTACTCATATCCCGATCACCATTTTAAATCTTCGGATGATGAATTAGACTTTTATTTAACAACGCTTGATAGCATGTCACTAGAACCTATCATGGTTGACGTAACGTCACCTGACGTACAAAGCTTACAGATTTCTGTTATCCGCGTTTTAGTCCCTGGCTTAGTACCAAACTTCGCTGTCGGGGATCTTCATCTAGGAAAACAGGCAATCCAGTACGAACCAGTACTACTTGGACATCAGCCTGAGCCAACACCTCTCAATCAGCTAAATATTAATCCTCTTCCACACTGTTAG
- a CDS encoding YcaO-like family protein — protein sequence MKVVTVWQNSGFITLVRDSEGDLYAPKEKIPVSESIALHTPFSTQIELEDIVIPEGIVCFIDSLDENLDQSKQRLNHLLEHASDSNLLIVTAADSIERKRSLAEFAVNLSKKTRILEVSLPISCLSPTLTKDGMFYSDIETRRKTNFPRQDIYEIRSKEPYLTSLDTLTSHILNKYIEHQEIWFPEKIDGAAYITSEYDYTSQAFYHSELIPFRLTGSKPLEVAPSNYSELASQNPRHGIIKTLRRIKNHESLPSSLVTVQSDVADLRFASPWANNTVCQGSTFDDLRSAELSALGEAYERYCVNIIDLEKVVKGSAAFS from the coding sequence ATGAAGGTCGTTACTGTTTGGCAAAATTCAGGGTTTATTACACTTGTTCGGGATTCGGAAGGGGATCTGTACGCCCCCAAAGAAAAAATCCCAGTATCAGAAAGTATCGCCCTTCATACGCCATTTTCTACACAAATAGAACTTGAAGATATCGTTATCCCAGAAGGCATAGTCTGCTTTATTGACTCCTTAGACGAAAATCTAGACCAGTCTAAGCAACGACTGAATCACTTGCTGGAACACGCAAGCGATTCAAATCTTTTGATAGTAACAGCAGCCGATTCGATTGAGCGGAAAAGAAGCCTAGCAGAATTCGCAGTAAATCTGTCAAAAAAGACTCGCATTCTCGAAGTTTCACTTCCAATCTCATGCTTAAGTCCCACCTTAACGAAAGACGGGATGTTTTACTCCGACATCGAGACGAGAAGAAAAACTAATTTCCCTAGGCAAGATATCTATGAAATTCGCTCTAAAGAGCCATATTTAACATCATTAGATACGCTAACCTCCCATATTTTAAATAAATATATTGAGCATCAAGAGATCTGGTTCCCCGAGAAAATAGACGGAGCCGCCTATATAACTTCGGAATATGATTATACGTCTCAAGCTTTCTATCATTCTGAACTAATTCCTTTCAGATTGACAGGCTCTAAGCCACTAGAAGTTGCACCGAGTAATTACTCCGAGCTAGCAAGCCAAAATCCTCGTCACGGCATTATTAAAACACTTCGCCGAATTAAAAACCACGAATCACTGCCCTCATCTTTAGTGACCGTTCAAAGCGATGTGGCCGACCTTCGTTTCGCTTCCCCCTGGGCCAATAATACTGTTTGCCAGGGAAGCACATTCGACGACCTACGAAGTGCGGAACTATCGGCACTAGGTGAAGCATACGAACGTTACTGCGTCAATATCATCGACCTAGAAAAGGTTGTCAAGGGTAGTGCAGCTTTCTCTTAG
- a CDS encoding P27 family phage terminase small subunit, translating into MAKDGTNRGGRRVRAGAKPDALNEKLTAGRPATRLEDPLNEPFDFEGSDIGDGAILAGETMPEPSDYLSEVQRDGKPLGADLVYRETWQWLDARGCSQFVAPRLIESYAQAFARYVQCEQEISKFGLLGKHPTTGAAIASPFVAMSQSFGKQANVYWYEIYEIVRATCTSDYSGGAPGDDVMEQLLKARS; encoded by the coding sequence ATGGCTAAAGATGGCACGAATCGTGGTGGCCGCCGCGTGCGAGCTGGTGCGAAGCCTGATGCGTTGAATGAGAAGCTCACAGCAGGCCGCCCAGCTACTCGGCTGGAAGATCCGCTCAATGAGCCTTTTGATTTTGAAGGCAGCGATATTGGTGATGGTGCGATACTTGCTGGGGAGACAATGCCCGAACCCTCGGATTACCTTTCTGAGGTTCAGCGTGATGGTAAACCGCTTGGCGCTGACTTGGTCTATCGAGAAACGTGGCAGTGGCTTGATGCCCGTGGCTGTTCCCAGTTCGTGGCACCAAGGTTGATTGAATCTTATGCGCAGGCGTTTGCTCGGTATGTGCAGTGTGAGCAGGAGATTTCGAAGTTCGGTCTGTTGGGTAAGCATCCGACGACGGGTGCTGCGATCGCGTCTCCGTTTGTTGCTATGTCGCAGTCGTTTGGTAAGCAAGCGAATGTGTATTGGTATGAGATTTACGAGATTGTGCGTGCTACGTGCACGAGTGATTATTCGGGCGGCGCTCCTGGTGATGACGTGATGGAACAGCTCCTCAAAGCCCGCTCCTAG
- a CDS encoding site-specific DNA-methyltransferase, whose translation MLMKTMPISELKPADYNPRKDLKPGDAEYEKLKRSLTEFGYVEPVIWNQTTGHVVGGHQRLKVLENLGHTDVDVIVVEYDETREKALNIALNKISGEWDNDKLALLIADLDASDFDAELTGFDDAEIAQLIGSLDEGEVEDDEFDLTAALEAAAFVQRGDVWTVGRHRLVCGDATSQTDVELLMGGKKANLVLTDPPYNVAFESGSGLSIKNDKMAGDKFYDFLHAALTNMAGVCEKSASAYVFHADTEGLNFRRAFLEAGFYLSGCCIWVKDSLVLGRSPYQWQHEPVLFGWVKTGKHRWYADRKQTTIWNFAKPRKNSDHPTSKPLDLLAYPIQNSTQANAIVLDTFAGSGSTLMACEAADRIAYCMELDEKYASVILRRYAEHTGDAAGVTCLRGGKEYAYLDLVKDVERAG comes from the coding sequence ATGCTTATGAAAACAATGCCGATTAGTGAGCTGAAACCCGCTGACTACAACCCCCGCAAGGACCTGAAGCCCGGTGATGCCGAGTATGAGAAGCTCAAGCGTTCCCTGACCGAGTTCGGCTATGTTGAACCGGTCATTTGGAACCAGACGACTGGCCATGTCGTCGGCGGTCATCAACGTCTGAAGGTCCTCGAAAACCTTGGACACACGGACGTTGACGTGATTGTTGTTGAGTATGACGAGACGCGGGAGAAAGCCCTGAACATTGCGCTCAACAAGATCAGTGGCGAATGGGATAACGATAAACTCGCCCTCTTGATTGCCGATCTTGACGCGAGTGATTTCGATGCGGAACTGACTGGTTTTGACGACGCCGAGATCGCCCAACTCATCGGCTCGTTGGACGAAGGCGAAGTCGAAGACGACGAGTTCGACCTCACCGCAGCGTTAGAAGCCGCCGCGTTTGTCCAACGCGGGGATGTGTGGACAGTAGGCCGCCACCGGTTGGTATGCGGCGACGCCACCTCACAAACCGATGTTGAACTGTTGATGGGTGGTAAGAAAGCCAACTTGGTGTTGACTGATCCGCCGTATAACGTCGCTTTTGAATCTGGTTCTGGCTTGTCGATTAAGAATGACAAGATGGCTGGCGATAAGTTCTACGACTTCCTCCACGCAGCGTTAACTAACATGGCTGGGGTGTGTGAGAAAAGCGCATCCGCTTACGTGTTCCACGCTGACACTGAAGGGCTAAATTTCCGCCGCGCCTTCCTAGAGGCAGGCTTCTACCTGTCCGGGTGTTGTATTTGGGTGAAAGACTCCCTTGTTCTCGGTCGATCTCCCTACCAGTGGCAACACGAGCCAGTTCTGTTTGGTTGGGTGAAAACGGGTAAACATCGCTGGTATGCGGATCGGAAGCAGACGACGATCTGGAACTTCGCCAAACCCCGCAAAAACAGTGACCATCCGACGTCCAAGCCCCTCGACCTGCTGGCGTATCCGATACAGAATTCGACGCAGGCGAATGCGATCGTGCTCGATACCTTCGCAGGCTCAGGATCGACATTGATGGCGTGCGAGGCTGCCGACCGCATTGCCTACTGCATGGAACTGGACGAGAAATATGCCTCCGTTATCCTCAGGCGGTATGCCGAACATACTGGGGACGCGGCTGGGGTCACGTGTCTGCGAGGCGGTAAAGAGTATGCGTATTTGGATCTGGTGAAGGACGTCGAACGGGCGGGATAA
- a CDS encoding IS110 family transposase gives MAIVAHIYPFIVGVDTHARNHVLSILDCSTRAQVLCHSFTNTPKGHARAQAWIARHASTEAGKVLVSMEGTASYGARFRVFLEQAGYRVVEAPRLLAHGRKKLAKNDALDAFQIAARTLGKDETELTIPRQGNHREALRILVTARKQLTRTTTVHINSLTALTRCADLGVDARKALSVTQIHQLATLEAHPDEAIDVLVAKQEARRLAKAIIDARAQLAENQTQLAILVQLVAPALLELSGVGPVTAAQMIISYSHAGRVKSEAAFAALAGTSPIPASSGNKIRYRLNRGGDRALNNALHTIALVRLRNDEQTREYMKKRLAEGKTKRETIRLIKRYLARKIYRLLTKELTKKQIALAA, from the coding sequence ATGGCAATTGTCGCACACATCTACCCTTTCATTGTGGGAGTCGACACACACGCCAGAAACCATGTGCTATCGATCCTGGACTGTTCCACGAGAGCCCAAGTCCTTTGTCACTCATTCACGAACACTCCTAAAGGGCACGCTCGCGCGCAAGCATGGATAGCCAGACACGCGAGTACCGAAGCAGGCAAGGTTTTGGTGTCAATGGAAGGGACAGCCTCCTACGGTGCTAGGTTCCGTGTTTTCCTAGAGCAGGCAGGCTACCGCGTGGTTGAAGCCCCGCGACTTCTAGCGCATGGCCGTAAGAAACTCGCCAAAAATGATGCACTAGATGCCTTCCAGATCGCTGCCAGGACTCTTGGTAAAGACGAAACCGAGCTGACTATCCCCAGGCAAGGCAACCATCGTGAAGCCTTGCGGATCCTCGTAACTGCAAGGAAACAACTCACCCGCACCACGACCGTTCACATCAACTCACTCACGGCTTTGACCCGCTGTGCCGATCTTGGTGTTGATGCCAGAAAAGCACTGTCGGTAACACAAATCCACCAGCTCGCCACTCTTGAAGCACATCCCGATGAGGCTATCGACGTCCTCGTTGCCAAACAAGAAGCGCGGCGCCTCGCCAAAGCCATCATCGATGCTCGTGCGCAACTAGCAGAAAACCAAACCCAACTAGCGATACTCGTCCAGCTGGTGGCACCAGCACTACTGGAACTATCAGGAGTAGGACCAGTCACAGCAGCGCAAATGATTATCTCCTACTCCCACGCAGGCAGGGTCAAAAGCGAAGCAGCTTTCGCAGCACTAGCAGGCACCAGCCCAATACCAGCTTCGTCAGGAAACAAGATACGCTACCGGCTCAACAGAGGCGGAGACAGAGCACTCAATAACGCCCTTCACACCATAGCCCTCGTACGCCTAAGAAACGATGAGCAGACCCGCGAGTATATGAAAAAACGACTAGCTGAAGGCAAAACCAAACGTGAAACGATCCGGCTAATAAAACGCTATCTAGCCCGCAAAATCTACCGACTCCTCACCAAAGAACTAACCAAGAAACAAATCGCTCTAGCAGCTTGA
- a CDS encoding DUF6900 domain-containing protein, which yields MSKKTAAKLLEIAKQNSLEIQNRGDLEVRRSDSEDFLEVSVWGLKAMLDAAYQLGKAGK from the coding sequence ATGAGCAAGAAAACAGCCGCAAAGCTTCTCGAGATCGCCAAACAAAACAGTCTCGAGATCCAAAACCGAGGCGATCTTGAAGTCCGTCGCAGTGACAGTGAGGATTTCCTCGAGGTCAGCGTGTGGGGATTGAAAGCCATGCTTGATGCCGCTTACCAGCTTGGAAAGGCAGGCAAGTGA
- a CDS encoding terminase large subunit, with protein sequence MRQLETYTPTRFMADGSTYDKRKADYAVAFIQALKHTKGRWSGKPFQLIDWQEQIIRDLFGTIKPDGYRQFTTAYVEIPKKMGKSELAAAVALLLTCGDGEERAEVYGCAADRQQASIVFEVAADMIRMSPALSKRVKVLASQKRIIYKPTNSFYQVLSAEAYSKHGFNISGVVFDELHTQPNRALFDVMAKGSGDARTQPLYFLITTAGTDTHSICYEQHEKAEDILAGKKHDPTFYPVIYGADRDDDWTDEEVWHKANPSLGITVPIEKVRQACTSARQNPAEENTFRQLRLNQWVKQSVRWMPMHVWNQNSAPVDLSDLEGRVCYGGLDLASTTDITAFVLVFPPQTGDEPYVIAPWFWIPQDNLKLRVARDHVPYDLWQQQGFLQTTEGNVVHYGAIEAFIEQLGQRFDIREIAFDRWGAVQMSQNLEALGFTVVPFGQGFKDMSPPSKELMKLALEGRLAHGGHPVLSWMVDNIHVRQDPAGNIKPDKQKSTEKIDGVVATIMALDRAIRCGQGATSGSVYDERGLLVL encoded by the coding sequence ATGCGTCAACTAGAAACTTATACGCCTACACGGTTTATGGCTGATGGCTCTACGTATGACAAGCGTAAAGCCGACTACGCGGTCGCGTTTATTCAAGCTTTGAAGCATACGAAGGGCCGCTGGTCCGGTAAACCCTTCCAGCTGATTGATTGGCAAGAGCAGATCATTCGTGATCTGTTCGGCACCATCAAGCCAGATGGTTACCGCCAGTTCACCACCGCCTACGTCGAGATACCCAAAAAGATGGGCAAAAGCGAGCTCGCCGCAGCCGTCGCGCTGCTGCTGACGTGTGGGGATGGTGAGGAACGCGCCGAAGTCTATGGGTGCGCGGCAGACCGCCAGCAAGCATCCATCGTGTTCGAGGTCGCGGCCGACATGATCCGCATGAGCCCTGCCCTCTCCAAGCGCGTCAAGGTTCTCGCCAGTCAGAAGCGGATCATCTACAAACCCACCAACTCCTTCTATCAAGTGTTGTCGGCTGAGGCGTATTCGAAGCACGGGTTCAACATCTCCGGCGTCGTCTTCGACGAACTCCACACCCAACCCAACCGAGCACTCTTTGACGTGATGGCCAAGGGATCTGGTGATGCCCGCACCCAGCCCTTGTATTTCCTGATCACCACCGCGGGTACCGATACCCATAGCATTTGCTATGAGCAGCATGAAAAGGCTGAGGACATCCTCGCAGGCAAAAAGCATGACCCGACCTTCTATCCGGTGATTTATGGTGCGGACCGCGACGATGACTGGACGGACGAGGAAGTGTGGCATAAGGCTAACCCGAGCTTGGGGATCACTGTTCCGATCGAGAAAGTACGCCAAGCCTGCACGTCCGCGAGACAGAATCCGGCTGAAGAAAACACCTTCAGACAGTTACGACTCAACCAATGGGTGAAACAGTCGGTGCGGTGGATGCCCATGCACGTCTGGAACCAAAACTCAGCACCCGTTGATCTATCCGACCTCGAGGGGCGAGTGTGTTACGGCGGGCTCGACCTTGCCTCCACAACGGATATCACCGCATTCGTCCTCGTATTCCCACCCCAAACCGGGGATGAACCGTATGTGATCGCGCCATGGTTTTGGATACCACAAGACAACCTCAAACTCCGCGTCGCGCGTGATCACGTGCCCTACGACCTGTGGCAACAGCAAGGCTTCTTGCAGACCACGGAAGGCAACGTCGTTCATTATGGCGCGATTGAAGCCTTCATCGAGCAACTTGGGCAGCGGTTCGATATTCGCGAGATTGCGTTCGACCGTTGGGGCGCTGTCCAAATGAGCCAAAACCTCGAAGCCTTAGGTTTCACCGTCGTCCCTTTTGGGCAAGGCTTCAAAGACATGAGCCCACCGTCAAAGGAGCTGATGAAGCTCGCGCTTGAAGGTCGGTTAGCTCATGGCGGGCACCCGGTCCTGTCATGGATGGTGGACAACATTCACGTCCGCCAAGATCCGGCAGGCAACATCAAGCCTGACAAGCAGAAATCGACCGAGAAGATCGACGGTGTCGTCGCCACGATCATGGCCCTCGACCGAGCAATCAGATGCGGACAAGGAGCCACGAGCGGAAGCGTCTATGACGAGCGCGGCTTACTGGTGTTGTAA
- a CDS encoding phage portal protein, whose amino-acid sequence MGFLNWLRGDTTRKTEDHAVSSGYSFFFGATSSGRPVTERSAMQMTAVYSCVRILAEAIAGLPLHVYHQEADGAKVKAFDHPLYRLLHDEPNPEMTSFIFRETLMTHLLLWGNAFAQVFRNGRDEVIGLYPLMPNRMTVGRNEQGRLYYEYQRSWDEPAGRFETVRFSPHEVLHIPGLGFDGLVGYSPIAMAKNAIGLAQATEDYGASFLLMVRLRVVCLNTLARLRIRPAFASPGSPRSVALVMGTSHH is encoded by the coding sequence ATGGGTTTCCTGAATTGGCTGCGCGGCGACACCACCCGCAAGACTGAGGATCATGCGGTCAGCTCTGGCTACAGCTTCTTTTTCGGGGCGACATCGTCTGGTCGTCCGGTGACAGAGCGCTCCGCGATGCAGATGACTGCCGTGTATTCATGCGTGCGGATTTTGGCTGAAGCTATTGCTGGGTTGCCGTTACATGTTTACCATCAGGAGGCGGATGGGGCGAAGGTGAAGGCCTTTGATCATCCGTTGTATCGGTTGTTGCATGATGAGCCGAATCCGGAGATGACAAGTTTTATTTTCCGAGAAACCCTCATGACGCACTTGTTGTTGTGGGGTAATGCGTTTGCGCAGGTGTTTCGTAACGGCCGCGACGAAGTCATCGGTTTGTATCCGCTCATGCCAAACCGGATGACCGTGGGCCGTAACGAACAAGGTCGCCTGTATTATGAGTATCAGCGCAGCTGGGATGAACCCGCAGGCAGGTTCGAAACCGTTAGGTTCTCTCCTCATGAGGTGTTGCATATTCCAGGGCTGGGCTTTGACGGTCTGGTTGGGTATAGCCCGATTGCGATGGCCAAGAACGCCATCGGCTTAGCTCAGGCTACCGAGGACTATGGGGCGAGCTTTTTGCTAATGGTGCGGCTCCGGGTGGTGTGCTTGAACACCCTGGCACGATTAAGGATCCGGCCCGCGTTCGCGAGTCCTGGCAGTCCACGTTCGGTGGCGCTCGTAATGGGAACAAGCCATCACTAA
- a CDS encoding phage portal protein, with protein sequence MKFNFEGLLRGKYKSRMDGYTVVRQNGWMSANDIRELETSTVSVNKLAGICIWLMATCFRSALLVHMPVPNQQSPNR encoded by the coding sequence GTGAAGTTCAACTTCGAGGGCTTGCTGCGCGGTAAATATAAGTCGCGGATGGATGGATACACGGTCGTTCGGCAGAACGGGTGGATGAGCGCCAATGATATCCGTGAGCTGGAAACCTCGACCGTATCAGTGAACAAGCTGGCTGGGATTTGTATTTGGTTAATGGCAACATGCTTCCGCTCGGCCTTGCTGGTGCATATGCCAGTACCCAACCAGCAGAGTCCGAACAGATAG
- a CDS encoding response regulator transcription factor encodes MTHTIFIADDAALMRAGLSGILQRVGYEIVGEASSAPELVSGVRKIIDDGGQIDIVLTDVRMPPTLTDDGLRAADELRCAYPNLAVMVLSQYVAPAYAQSLFGSAHGMARGGIGYLLKERVSQVADFVTSLDMVAGGGVVVDPEVAAGLIRGRSTALAALTPREREVLELMARGLSNAQIQADLFLSAAAVSKHVANIFSKLGLAPGEENRRVRAVLTYLTETGGTGAASR; translated from the coding sequence GTGACCCACACAATTTTTATTGCCGACGACGCCGCCCTTATGCGTGCCGGGCTGTCCGGTATTTTGCAACGCGTGGGTTATGAGATTGTTGGCGAGGCCAGTTCTGCCCCCGAACTTGTGTCCGGGGTACGCAAAATTATCGACGACGGCGGGCAGATCGACATCGTTCTTACTGATGTACGCATGCCACCGACGCTGACTGATGACGGCCTACGCGCCGCTGATGAATTGCGCTGTGCCTATCCCAACCTGGCAGTAATGGTGCTATCTCAATATGTTGCACCCGCCTATGCCCAATCGTTGTTTGGCTCGGCGCACGGAATGGCCCGCGGCGGGATCGGATATTTACTCAAAGAGCGCGTCTCCCAAGTGGCCGACTTCGTCACCTCGCTGGATATGGTTGCTGGCGGAGGCGTCGTCGTCGATCCAGAAGTTGCTGCTGGGCTCATCCGTGGCCGGTCTACCGCGCTCGCGGCGCTCACGCCCCGCGAGCGCGAAGTCCTTGAGCTCATGGCGCGCGGACTATCCAATGCGCAAATCCAGGCGGACTTGTTTTTATCCGCGGCGGCTGTATCGAAACATGTGGCAAATATTTTCAGCAAACTCGGACTGGCTCCGGGCGAAGAAAATCGCCGGGTGCGCGCCGTGCTGACGTATCTAACTGAAACAGGTGGAACGGGCGCCGCGTCACGGTGA